Proteins from a genomic interval of Rhodothermus marinus:
- a CDS encoding DUF433 domain-containing protein: protein MDWRPYIHADPEILQGKPVVRGTRLSVAFILGLFAAGWTTEQVLENYPTLTREALQAVFAFAAECLREEALYVLPASTSPCDS, encoded by the coding sequence ATGGACTGGCGTCCGTACATTCACGCTGACCCGGAAATCCTTCAGGGAAAGCCTGTTGTCAGAGGAACCCGACTCTCGGTTGCCTTTATTCTCGGACTTTTTGCCGCGGGCTGGACGACGGAGCAGGTGCTTGAGAATTATCCGACCCTGACGCGCGAAGCGCTTCAGGCCGTCTTTGCTTTTGCTGCGGAATGCCTGCGTGAAGAGGCACTATACGTTCTTCCAGCCAGCACGTCCCCATGCGATTCTTAG
- a CDS encoding secondary thiamine-phosphate synthase enzyme YjbQ, with the protein MWVQRTITLRPRERGFHLITDEVLAQLPELRSVRVGLLHVFIQHTSASLTLNENTSPEVRADFERYFSRAVPDGAPYFAHTLEGPDDMPAHIKASLLGSSLLLPVRDGRLALGTWQGIYLCEHRNHGGPRRLVLTLWGEGG; encoded by the coding sequence ATGTGGGTGCAGCGTACGATCACCCTGCGGCCGCGCGAGCGCGGCTTTCATCTGATCACCGACGAAGTGCTGGCGCAACTTCCGGAGTTGCGCTCAGTACGGGTCGGATTGCTGCACGTGTTCATCCAGCACACGTCGGCCAGTCTGACGCTCAACGAAAACACCAGTCCGGAAGTGCGGGCCGACTTTGAGCGCTACTTCAGCCGGGCGGTGCCCGACGGCGCGCCCTATTTTGCACACACGCTGGAAGGTCCCGACGACATGCCCGCGCACATCAAGGCCTCGCTGCTGGGGAGCAGTCTGCTGCTGCCGGTGCGCGACGGACGGCTGGCGCTGGGCACCTGGCAGGGCATCTACCTGTGCGAGCATCGCAACCACGGCGGCCCCCGCCGCTTAGTGCTGACGCTCTGGGGAGAAGGTGGGTAG
- a CDS encoding uroporphyrinogen-III synthase — translation MTGEVVYLLRVETTDSDPFAQALRAAGYRPFVLPVLRVVWLNTEQLRAVLARPEAYGGLIFTSPRAVEAVRRLGSLLEAWRRRPVYVVGPRTAAAAQELGLQPRGETAGSGRELARLILQALRPERPLLFLCGARRRDELPTLLREEGLPLEELVVYDTRPSVPELPAEAPDWVVFFSPSGLEAARRLPIAREQVRVAAIGPTTAAALQQEGWEVAAVARTPTPEGLLAALQEATNPS, via the coding sequence ATGACGGGCGAGGTGGTCTATCTGCTCCGGGTGGAAACGACCGACTCGGATCCCTTTGCCCAAGCGCTGCGGGCGGCGGGCTACCGGCCGTTCGTGTTGCCGGTGCTGAGGGTGGTCTGGCTTAACACCGAGCAACTCCGGGCGGTGCTGGCCCGGCCGGAGGCGTACGGCGGGTTGATTTTCACCAGCCCACGCGCCGTGGAGGCGGTCCGGCGACTGGGGTCGCTCCTGGAGGCCTGGCGTCGACGGCCCGTGTACGTGGTGGGGCCGCGCACAGCTGCCGCCGCGCAGGAACTTGGCCTGCAGCCGCGGGGCGAAACGGCCGGCTCCGGGCGTGAGCTGGCCCGGCTGATCCTGCAGGCACTGCGTCCGGAGCGTCCCCTGCTGTTTCTGTGCGGGGCGCGTCGGCGCGACGAACTGCCGACGCTGCTCCGCGAGGAAGGTTTGCCGCTGGAAGAGCTGGTCGTGTACGACACGCGTCCGTCCGTGCCCGAACTGCCTGCGGAAGCGCCCGACTGGGTCGTATTTTTCAGTCCGTCCGGCCTGGAGGCAGCCCGACGGCTTCCGATCGCCCGAGAGCAGGTGCGTGTGGCTGCCATCGGACCCACGACGGCCGCAGCCCTGCAGCAGGAAGGGTGGGAGGTGGCCGCCGTCGCCCGAACGCCCACGCCGGAAGGCTTGCTGGCTGCACTGCAGGAAGCAACCAACCCGTCGTAA
- the hemC gene encoding hydroxymethylbilane synthase → MPDPTLILGTRGSALALRQATLIRSFLEARGVSVQVEIIRTTGDHIQDVPLAKIGAKGLFTKELDQALLEGRIDLAVHSLKDLPTEMPEGLVVAAVPERASPWDVFVAHPDYAGRLEDLPTGAVVATSSLRRQAQLRAWRSDLQVVPVRGNVDTRLRKLEAEGWHGLILAEAGLQRLGLQERVRQRIAPEILLPAVGQGALGVVCAEANRRVRALLQALHHAPTAATVRAERALLHALQGGCQVPVAALATVEADGTLVLRGRVVSLDGRQLVEGVQRGAIEEPETVGEALAEKLLKQGARAILEEIRGRHT, encoded by the coding sequence ATGCCTGATCCGACGCTGATCCTCGGAACGCGGGGGAGTGCGCTGGCGCTGCGGCAGGCCACGCTGATCCGATCCTTTCTGGAAGCCCGTGGCGTATCGGTGCAGGTGGAAATCATTCGCACTACGGGCGATCATATTCAGGACGTGCCGCTGGCGAAGATCGGCGCCAAGGGGCTCTTCACGAAGGAACTGGACCAGGCGCTGCTGGAGGGACGTATCGACCTGGCCGTCCATTCCCTGAAAGATCTGCCCACCGAGATGCCCGAAGGGCTGGTGGTGGCGGCCGTGCCGGAGCGGGCTTCGCCCTGGGATGTCTTTGTGGCGCATCCGGACTACGCGGGACGCCTCGAGGATCTGCCGACGGGTGCCGTGGTGGCTACTTCGTCGCTGCGGCGCCAGGCGCAATTGCGGGCCTGGCGGTCGGATCTGCAGGTGGTGCCGGTGCGCGGCAACGTCGATACGCGCCTGCGCAAACTGGAAGCCGAAGGGTGGCACGGGCTGATTCTGGCCGAGGCCGGACTGCAACGCCTGGGGTTGCAGGAGCGCGTCCGCCAGCGCATCGCCCCGGAGATTCTGCTGCCGGCGGTAGGCCAGGGGGCGCTCGGGGTGGTCTGCGCCGAGGCCAACCGGCGCGTACGTGCGCTGCTGCAGGCGTTGCATCACGCACCCACCGCCGCGACCGTGCGGGCCGAGCGGGCGCTGCTGCATGCGCTCCAGGGCGGCTGTCAGGTACCTGTGGCCGCGCTGGCCACGGTGGAAGCCGATGGTACGCTGGTCCTGCGCGGGCGCGTGGTTTCGCTCGACGGCCGCCAGCTGGTGGAAGGCGTGCAACGCGGCGCCATCGAAGAGCCCGAGACGGTCGGGGAAGCACTGGCCGAAAAGCTCCTGAAACAGGGCGCCCGCGCGATTCTGGAAGAAATACGCGGGCGGCACACCTGA